From the genome of Brevundimonas sp. NIBR11:
CATCCGTAAGGGTCCGGCGCCGAAGAACCTGGTGGTGCCGGAATACGAATTCACCGCCGGCTCCACCATCCGGATCGGGTAAGAGACACCATGAGCGGACACGAATCCACCTACGTTCCCAAAACCGGCATCGAGAAATGGCTCGACACCCGGCTTCCGATCGTGCGCTTCGGCGCTGACTACCTGTCGCTGCCGACGCCCAAGAATCTGAATTACTGGTACACCTTCGGCGGCATTCTGACGCTCTGCCTGGTCGTGCAGATCGCCTCGGGCATCTTCCTGGCGATGAACTACACGCCGAACACGGCCCTCGCCTTCGCCTCGGTCGAGCGCATCATGCGCGACGTCAACGGCGGCTGGCTGATCCGCTACGTCCACGCCAACGGGGCGTCGATGTTCTTCATCGCCGTCTACATCCACATGCTGCGCGGCCTCTACTACGGCTCCTACAAGGCGCCGCGGGAGATGATCTGGATCCTGGGCTGCGTGATCTTCTTCCTGATGATCGCCACGGCCTTCCTGGGTTACGTCCTGCCGTGGGGCCAGATGTCCTACTGGGGCGCCGAGGTCATCACCAACCTGATCGGGGCCATCCCGGTTGTCGGCGAGCCGGTCCTGATCTGGCTGCGCGGCGGCCCGGCCATCGACAACGCCACGCTGAACCGCTTCTTCTCGCTGCACTATCTGCTGCCGTTCGTGATCTTCGGCGTCGTGGTGCTGCACCTGTGGGCCCTGCACACGGCCGGCCAGAACAACCCCGTCGGGATCCTGATCCCCAAGGAGCGTGAGGCCAAGGACACCATCCCGTTCCACCCCTACTACACGGTCAAGGACGGTTTCGCGGTCATCCTGTTCCTGATGCTGTTCGCCGTCTTCGTCTTCTTCATGCCGAACGCCCTGGGCCACGCCGACAACTACATTCCGGCCAACCCGCTGCAGACTCCGGCCCACATCGTGCCCGAGTGGTACATGCTGCCCTTCTACGCGATCCTGCGCGCCATCCCGGACAAGTTCGGCGGCGTGGTGGCGATGTTCGGCGCCATCGGCGTCCTGTTCATCCTGCCCTGGCTGGACACCTCCAAGGTTCGCTCGATGCGCTATCGCCCGACGATGAAGGTCTTCTTCCTGATCTTCGTGGCGGTAGGCCTGATCCTGGGCTGGTGCGGCGC
Proteins encoded in this window:
- a CDS encoding cytochrome b N-terminal domain-containing protein, which encodes MSGHESTYVPKTGIEKWLDTRLPIVRFGADYLSLPTPKNLNYWYTFGGILTLCLVVQIASGIFLAMNYTPNTALAFASVERIMRDVNGGWLIRYVHANGASMFFIAVYIHMLRGLYYGSYKAPREMIWILGCVIFFLMIATAFLGYVLPWGQMSYWGAEVITNLIGAIPVVGEPVLIWLRGGPAIDNATLNRFFSLHYLLPFVIFGVVVLHLWALHTAGQNNPVGILIPKEREAKDTIPFHPYYTVKDGFAVILFLMLFAVFVFFMPNALGHADNYIPANPLQTPAHIVPEWYMLPFYAILRAIPDKFGGVVAMFGAIGVLFILPWLDTSKVRSMRYRPTMKVFFLIFVAVGLILGWCGAQLPDAPVVPGMPSFTLIDGKLNSYLWLTRLATLYYFAFFFVIMPFVGLKETPLKIPASISEPVLSGPAVMSGAVPADAEKKG